A region from the Rufibacter sp. DG15C genome encodes:
- a CDS encoding DUF4271 domain-containing protein, which translates to MRFWGLLLGFWLMWGVAWSQAVPLKPLISSDWLIYQPQSNQLVPYLPEFHDERQALYQWVKLDAFTSPVVEFAARQQLCVFLDNKLVFVADSTAKYTVDLSKWMKPGQKYLLSVWHPLQQPDYHSFKLPEVQVAQSSFLPQKATQFLTKPSSSPRSVLILFMVIVGLIYGSLRMTFPTDFSSIFKLSNFAKEKTLEEGLLAKPIGNWSSILFVLAFSLSFALLIVAIHRDIEDLALLNQLFTVTQADLILKIILYALLVFSFVVFKYLFLQLMGFIFGVTEVVLTQYREFLRTLLALGVFLPLILLLHLGLSKSAPLTIYWIANLSVAVLLIFTVFRTFLTISKKYSLQNLHLFSYICATEVIPLMILLKLIVFV; encoded by the coding sequence ATGCGGTTTTGGGGATTGCTCCTAGGCTTCTGGTTGATGTGGGGGGTGGCTTGGTCACAGGCTGTACCACTCAAGCCGCTCATCTCTTCTGACTGGCTTATTTACCAGCCGCAGAGCAACCAGCTCGTTCCTTATCTTCCAGAATTTCATGATGAACGGCAGGCGCTTTACCAATGGGTGAAACTTGATGCCTTTACCAGTCCGGTGGTTGAGTTTGCCGCCCGGCAGCAGTTATGTGTCTTCTTGGATAACAAGTTAGTGTTTGTGGCAGATTCTACGGCTAAGTACACCGTAGACCTTAGCAAATGGATGAAGCCCGGTCAGAAATATCTGTTATCTGTCTGGCATCCTTTGCAGCAACCCGACTACCATTCCTTTAAATTGCCAGAGGTGCAAGTCGCTCAAAGTAGTTTCCTGCCGCAAAAAGCTACTCAGTTTCTAACCAAGCCCTCCAGTTCACCGCGCAGTGTGCTCATCTTATTTATGGTGATTGTGGGCTTGATTTACGGAAGCCTGCGCATGACTTTCCCCACGGACTTCAGCAGTATTTTCAAGCTTTCTAATTTTGCCAAGGAGAAAACCTTGGAAGAGGGACTTTTGGCAAAGCCCATTGGCAACTGGTCCAGTATCCTGTTTGTGCTGGCTTTCTCGCTCTCCTTTGCCTTGTTGATAGTGGCCATTCATAGAGATATTGAGGATCTAGCCTTGTTGAACCAGCTTTTCACTGTGACGCAAGCAGACTTAATCTTAAAGATTATCCTCTACGCACTGTTGGTTTTCTCCTTTGTGGTCTTTAAGTATCTCTTTCTGCAATTGATGGGCTTCATCTTTGGGGTAACCGAAGTGGTACTTACGCAATACCGAGAGTTCTTGCGGACGCTATTGGCCCTGGGAGTATTTTTGCCGCTCATCTTGCTTCTGCATTTAGGGCTTTCTAAATCAGCGCCTTTGACCATCTATTGGATTGCGAATCTAAGTGTGGCTGTTTTGCTTATTTTTACAGTATTCAGGACTTTTCTTACAATCAGTAAAAAGTATTCGCTTCAAAATCTTCATTTATTTTCGTACATTTGCGCCACAGAAGTAATCCCTTTGATGATTTTGCTCAAATTGATTGTTTTTGTGTAG
- a CDS encoding MraY family glycosyltransferase, translated as MKFVTYLLSFSWSFFIALFAIPSIVYVAHLKNILDQPNQRTVHVSLTPRLGGLGVFAGFMSALTIFGDLNNGVQQLLAGCIILFFGGLKDDLVSISAFKKFFMQVLATGVVMFMADIRISSFQGIFNIHELPIGLSYAFTFFAIVGITNAINLIDGLDGLAGTMVTIIVATFGFFFWASHYSGFSNYAGVAVCLIGGLLGFLRYNFYKARIFMGDTGSLVCGFIVSVLAIQFIEMRYVPSSPSVALGILFVPLFDTIRVSVIRVLKGLSPFAPDKNHIHHRILAMGFSQVTTVLILALLNILVTAFVFYFSYWGNLNLLLCLLGFSLVLSFVLGQNTTKATTTPTV; from the coding sequence ATGAAATTTGTTACCTACCTGCTTTCCTTTAGTTGGTCGTTTTTCATAGCCTTGTTCGCCATACCGTCTATTGTGTATGTGGCGCACTTGAAAAACATCCTTGACCAACCCAACCAGCGCACGGTGCACGTGTCGCTTACGCCTAGACTAGGGGGGCTTGGGGTATTTGCCGGTTTCATGTCGGCGCTAACCATCTTCGGTGATCTTAATAACGGGGTGCAGCAGCTGCTTGCAGGATGTATCATTCTGTTCTTCGGCGGCCTAAAGGATGACCTGGTGTCCATCTCGGCGTTTAAGAAGTTCTTTATGCAGGTGCTAGCCACGGGCGTGGTCATGTTCATGGCTGATATCAGAATTTCCAGCTTTCAGGGTATTTTCAACATCCATGAGTTGCCTATTGGCTTGAGCTATGCCTTTACCTTTTTCGCGATTGTGGGCATCACCAATGCCATTAACCTGATTGACGGCTTGGACGGCTTGGCAGGCACCATGGTGACCATCATTGTGGCCACGTTCGGTTTCTTTTTCTGGGCCTCGCATTACAGTGGTTTCTCTAACTACGCAGGGGTGGCGGTCTGTCTGATTGGCGGCTTGCTGGGCTTTTTGCGGTATAACTTCTATAAGGCGAGGATCTTTATGGGCGACACGGGCTCCTTGGTCTGTGGCTTCATTGTGTCTGTGCTGGCCATCCAATTCATAGAGATGCGGTATGTGCCTTCATCGCCATCAGTGGCGCTAGGAATTTTGTTTGTTCCTTTGTTTGACACCATTCGGGTTTCTGTTATTCGGGTATTAAAAGGACTTTCTCCTTTCGCGCCAGATAAGAACCACATACATCACCGCATTTTAGCCATGGGCTTTAGCCAGGTGACCACTGTGTTGATTCTAGCCTTGCTGAACATCTTGGTCACAGCCTTTGTGTTCTATTTCTCTTACTGGGGCAATTTGAACCTGTTGCTCTGCTTGTTGGGCTTCTCTTTGGTCTTAAGCTTTGTGCTGGGGCAAAACACCACCAAAGCTACCACTACTCCTACAGTGTAA
- the lipB gene encoding lipoyl(octanoyl) transferase LipB — MIQNKEVLLQKLGLIDYQQAWDYQEQVFKGILDIKAQNRTLPEEEQQITPNYLLFCQHPHVYTLGKSGHLDHLLLDEQGLAEKEATFYKINRGGDITYHGPGQLVAYPLLDLDNFFTDIHKYLRLLEEAVILTLADFGLKTGRIEGLTGVWLDFEEQKNPRKICAMGVKCSRWVTMHGLALNVNTDLTYFGNIVPCGISDKAVTSLQQELGRPVVMQEVEERLLVHFQELFDAHIVEKAHEERY; from the coding sequence GTGATTCAAAACAAAGAAGTGCTTCTTCAAAAACTGGGGCTGATAGACTACCAACAAGCGTGGGACTACCAGGAACAGGTGTTTAAGGGCATACTGGATATAAAGGCGCAGAACCGTACGCTGCCCGAAGAGGAGCAACAGATCACCCCCAATTACCTCTTGTTTTGCCAACACCCGCATGTATACACGCTGGGGAAAAGCGGACATCTGGACCATCTATTATTAGATGAGCAGGGCTTAGCCGAGAAAGAGGCTACCTTTTACAAGATCAACCGGGGCGGCGATATTACGTACCACGGTCCGGGCCAGTTGGTGGCGTACCCGTTGCTGGACTTGGATAACTTCTTTACAGATATCCATAAGTACCTACGGCTTTTAGAAGAGGCCGTGATTCTGACCCTGGCAGACTTTGGTTTGAAGACTGGTAGAATTGAGGGTTTAACGGGCGTTTGGCTGGATTTTGAGGAGCAGAAGAACCCGCGTAAGATCTGTGCCATGGGCGTTAAGTGCAGCCGCTGGGTGACCATGCACGGCTTGGCCTTGAACGTGAACACAGATTTGACCTATTTCGGGAATATTGTGCCCTGCGGTATTTCTGACAAGGCTGTTACCTCCTTGCAACAAGAATTGGGACGGCCGGTAGTGATGCAGGAAGTAGAGGAAAGGCTCTTGGTGCATTTTCAAGAGCTATTTGACGCACATATAGTAGAGAAAGCACATGAAGAAAGATATTGA
- a CDS encoding YraN family protein: protein MNTNTTLGQQGEKTAETYLLAQGYTLLHRNYRYKRAEVDLVMQKDRFLVLIEVKTRSSRQYGNPEEAVSGRKQEMLFLAAEELIQELDWQHEVRFDVVSIFWHHSHPEVLHIEDAFH from the coding sequence ATGAACACCAACACCACCTTGGGCCAGCAGGGCGAAAAAACCGCTGAAACTTATTTATTGGCCCAAGGCTACACGCTCCTGCACAGAAACTACCGCTACAAACGTGCCGAAGTAGACTTGGTCATGCAGAAAGACCGATTTCTGGTATTGATAGAGGTAAAGACCCGCAGCAGTCGTCAATATGGCAACCCAGAAGAGGCGGTGTCCGGCAGAAAGCAGGAGATGCTGTTTCTGGCCGCCGAGGAACTGATACAGGAACTGGATTGGCAGCACGAAGTGCGCTTTGACGTGGTCTCCATCTTCTGGCACCACAGCCACCCAGAGGTTCTGCACATAGAGGACGCCTTCCATTAA
- a CDS encoding toxin-antitoxin system YwqK family antitoxin yields MSSLFSYGGRLLVLGMVLSMVLPNTIQAQIIGKEKKKIFFWQRNKELVDLSPADTMAVLDSLGKPSLAVATKDSLAEEEKNKKSKKKKAYFGYRVKKGFARQGKGKNQIVETFHYLREFQQPSAFAPEKYYYDVKKRDVLRTFNFTLKPAQAKILHGPYTRMRGDVVIEQGYFYVGTKHLRWETFRTDSTLASKLHYEKGFPRDAVISYYDAGKTKIKEVIPYQYGEVQGQYLKFYENGQLEWRGTYDKGKKVGTWSHFYDYRGRLQHEFQYPESAYDKPAEPILTKHYDAYGVLVYEKKD; encoded by the coding sequence ATGAGTTCACTTTTTTCATACGGGGGCAGGCTGCTGGTTTTGGGAATGGTCTTGTCCATGGTTTTGCCCAACACCATTCAGGCGCAGATTATAGGCAAAGAGAAGAAAAAGATCTTCTTCTGGCAGCGCAACAAAGAGCTGGTGGACCTGTCGCCGGCAGACACCATGGCCGTTCTGGACTCCCTGGGCAAGCCCTCGCTGGCCGTGGCCACCAAAGACAGCCTAGCCGAAGAGGAGAAGAACAAGAAGTCTAAAAAGAAGAAGGCCTACTTTGGCTACCGGGTCAAGAAAGGGTTCGCCCGGCAGGGCAAAGGCAAGAACCAGATAGTGGAGACTTTCCATTACCTGCGTGAATTTCAGCAACCCAGCGCGTTCGCGCCTGAGAAGTATTACTATGATGTCAAGAAGCGCGATGTGCTGCGCACCTTCAACTTCACCTTAAAGCCAGCGCAAGCCAAGATTCTGCACGGCCCTTATACCCGCATGCGCGGCGATGTGGTCATTGAGCAGGGATATTTCTATGTGGGCACCAAGCACCTGCGCTGGGAAACCTTTAGAACGGACAGTACCCTGGCCAGCAAACTGCATTATGAGAAGGGCTTCCCCAGGGACGCCGTCATCTCTTATTATGACGCCGGTAAGACCAAGATCAAAGAGGTGATCCCGTACCAATACGGCGAGGTGCAGGGCCAGTACCTGAAATTCTATGAGAACGGCCAGCTGGAATGGCGCGGTACTTATGACAAAGGCAAAAAGGTGGGCACCTGGTCCCATTTCTATGATTACAGAGGCCGCCTGCAGCATGAGTTCCAGTACCCAGAGTCTGCCTACGACAAACCCGCTGAGCCTATCCTCACCAAGCACTATGACGCCTACGGGGTGCTGGTGTATGAAAAGAAAGACTAG
- a CDS encoding septal ring lytic transglycosylase RlpA family protein: MGIQKIYHAIVVLFISIITFAPTASAQEIGETQKGLASWYGAKYHGRKTSSGEVYNRHKLTAAHNGLPLGTVVKVTNLSNGESVTVKINDRGPFRGRRIIDLSEAAAKKINYRNAGLTEVSVEVVELPQSYMAKRSKPVPAPTETKEVVAETVLAANTVSSYVIQAGAFGSLANAQAQLDKLKKIYQQMPVSLMEETVNGKKVHRIVAGKFQDKTTAEQARQDLVKKGFSGLVKEMKEPAQVVSAI; this comes from the coding sequence ATGGGGATACAGAAAATTTACCATGCAATTGTCGTTCTTTTCATATCAATCATCACCTTTGCCCCAACTGCCTCTGCGCAGGAGATAGGCGAAACCCAAAAAGGCCTAGCCTCTTGGTACGGCGCCAAATACCACGGCCGGAAGACCAGCAGTGGTGAAGTCTACAACCGCCACAAGCTCACCGCCGCCCACAACGGCCTACCATTGGGAACAGTGGTGAAGGTGACCAATCTCTCCAACGGAGAAAGCGTAACGGTCAAGATCAATGACAGAGGCCCGTTCAGAGGTCGCCGCATCATTGACCTCTCTGAAGCCGCCGCCAAGAAAATCAACTATCGTAATGCGGGTCTAACCGAAGTGTCTGTAGAAGTGGTAGAATTGCCACAGTCGTACATGGCCAAACGCTCTAAGCCCGTGCCAGCGCCTACAGAAACCAAAGAAGTAGTAGCCGAAACCGTATTGGCGGCCAACACGGTCTCTTCTTACGTGATCCAAGCGGGTGCTTTTGGCAGCCTGGCCAATGCCCAGGCCCAACTAGACAAGCTTAAGAAAATCTACCAGCAGATGCCGGTTTCCTTGATGGAGGAGACGGTGAACGGTAAAAAAGTGCACCGTATAGTGGCTGGCAAGTTCCAGGACAAGACCACTGCAGAGCAGGCGCGCCAGGATCTGGTGAAGAAAGGCTTCTCTGGACTGGTGAAAGAAATGAAAGAGCCCGCCCAGGTGGTGAGTGCTATCTAA
- a CDS encoding DUF72 domain-containing protein: MDFGRLPDISKTTFLLPKDHVATARVLARSERPTKPSLYLGCPTWVNKDWLGSYYPAGAPDNQLLHWYGQQFNTLEMNTTHYRIPDLATVHKWKQAVPEGFTFCPKLPQIISHDQLLQNAGEPTQRFCEAILELGDKLGMAFLQLPPFFGPEDFDILRRFLEQFPKEVPLAVEFRHPDWFRPGSAQDEAFTLLEELQMATVLTDVAGRRDVLHMRLTAPMAMIRFNGHGLHPTDYTRLEDWATRLHQWLEQGLHTVYFFMHQQEILHAPPALAFLMDQLEERTGISIQRPKKLPQMIQGQLF, translated from the coding sequence ATGGATTTCGGACGGCTCCCAGACATCAGCAAGACAACCTTTCTTCTTCCCAAAGATCACGTGGCCACGGCGCGAGTCTTGGCCCGGTCTGAGCGCCCTACCAAACCGTCTTTGTACCTGGGTTGCCCTACGTGGGTGAACAAGGACTGGCTGGGCTCTTACTACCCCGCCGGTGCGCCAGACAACCAACTGTTGCATTGGTATGGCCAGCAGTTCAACACCCTGGAGATGAACACCACGCACTACCGCATCCCAGACCTGGCCACGGTGCACAAATGGAAGCAGGCCGTCCCTGAGGGGTTTACCTTCTGCCCCAAACTGCCGCAGATCATAAGTCATGACCAACTGTTGCAGAACGCCGGAGAGCCCACGCAGCGTTTCTGCGAGGCTATCTTAGAATTAGGGGATAAGTTGGGCATGGCCTTTCTGCAGCTGCCGCCGTTCTTCGGGCCAGAGGACTTTGACATTCTGCGCCGGTTTTTAGAGCAATTCCCGAAAGAAGTGCCCTTGGCCGTGGAGTTTCGGCACCCAGACTGGTTTAGACCAGGCTCGGCTCAAGACGAGGCATTCACCTTATTAGAGGAGCTGCAAATGGCCACGGTCCTCACAGACGTGGCTGGCAGAAGAGACGTGCTACACATGCGCCTGACGGCGCCAATGGCCATGATACGGTTTAATGGGCATGGCTTGCACCCCACTGATTACACCCGGCTGGAGGATTGGGCCACGCGCCTTCACCAGTGGCTGGAACAGGGCCTGCACACAGTTTACTTTTTCATGCACCAGCAGGAGATACTACATGCCCCGCCCGCCCTGGCCTTTCTCATGGATCAGTTGGAGGAACGCACCGGCATCTCCATACAGAGGCCCAAGAAATTGCCCCAGATGATACAAGGCCAGTTGTTCTAA
- a CDS encoding PAS domain-containing sensor histidine kinase, which translates to MTLRSKFILTMALLYLAMGVLAWQLLRFDKVLFVVAEGLIVISLVFTYRLYMSFVRPMNLIAAGVESIKDRDFSIKFMETGQKEVDQLISVYNQMMDELRQQRVTQTEKHFLLERLIEASPSGIILLDTYDRVAGLNPAAAQLLQTSGKNVVGKALGELPGHWGNSLESIPKDEQRVIRPNGIQTYRCRKIRFLDRGYHRYFILVEELTQELLEKERNAYEKLIRMMSHEINNSIGAVNSILHSFKYFSPQLNADTKPDFDEALQVCITRNQNLAGFMANFANVVRIPVPVKRPVPLHELLQGIHTLMGPSFEQKQISWQWELDQESPMVAVDVQQLEQVLINVVKNALEATEPGGWVKVKTSASPIVKLCIQDNGKPITPEVQEKLFSPFFSTKVNGQGIGLTMVREILLQHGFRFSLQTGQDGLTAFAIDFIEA; encoded by the coding sequence ATGACGCTGCGGAGTAAGTTCATCCTTACCATGGCGTTGCTGTACCTGGCCATGGGCGTGCTGGCCTGGCAGCTGTTGCGCTTTGACAAAGTGCTGTTTGTTGTGGCGGAGGGCTTGATTGTCATCAGTCTGGTGTTCACCTACCGGTTGTACATGTCCTTCGTGCGGCCCATGAACCTGATTGCCGCCGGCGTGGAGTCCATCAAAGACCGCGACTTTTCCATCAAGTTCATGGAGACGGGCCAAAAGGAAGTAGACCAACTCATTTCTGTCTATAACCAGATGATGGATGAGTTGCGGCAACAGCGCGTAACCCAAACCGAGAAGCATTTTCTGCTGGAGCGCCTCATTGAAGCCTCGCCTTCAGGCATCATCCTATTAGATACCTATGACCGCGTGGCTGGCTTGAACCCAGCGGCGGCGCAGCTATTGCAGACCTCGGGCAAGAACGTAGTAGGGAAAGCGCTGGGCGAACTGCCTGGCCACTGGGGCAACTCCCTGGAAAGCATTCCTAAGGACGAGCAGCGCGTCATCAGGCCCAACGGCATCCAAACCTACCGCTGCCGCAAAATAAGGTTCCTGGATCGGGGCTACCACCGGTATTTCATTCTGGTGGAAGAACTCACGCAAGAACTCTTGGAGAAAGAGCGGAACGCCTATGAGAAGCTCATCCGGATGATGAGTCACGAGATCAATAACTCCATCGGCGCGGTCAACTCCATTTTGCATTCCTTCAAGTATTTCTCTCCGCAATTAAATGCAGACACCAAACCAGACTTTGATGAGGCGTTGCAGGTCTGCATTACCCGTAATCAGAACCTAGCCGGGTTCATGGCCAACTTCGCGAACGTAGTGCGCATACCCGTGCCGGTAAAACGACCTGTACCCTTGCATGAACTGTTGCAGGGCATTCATACCCTCATGGGACCTAGCTTTGAGCAGAAGCAGATAAGCTGGCAATGGGAACTGGATCAGGAGTCTCCTATGGTGGCCGTAGATGTGCAGCAACTAGAGCAGGTCTTAATTAACGTAGTGAAGAATGCACTGGAGGCCACGGAGCCGGGCGGTTGGGTGAAGGTGAAGACCAGTGCCTCGCCCATTGTCAAGCTGTGCATTCAGGACAACGGGAAGCCCATCACCCCCGAAGTGCAGGAAAAGCTGTTCTCGCCTTTCTTCAGTACCAAAGTAAACGGCCAGGGCATAGGCTTGACCATGGTGCGCGAAATCTTATTGCAGCACGGATTTAGGTTCTCTTTGCAGACTGGCCAGGACGGACTCACTGCCTTTGCCATAGACTTTATAGAAGCGTAA
- a CDS encoding sigma-54 dependent transcriptional regulator encodes MILIIDDDVAVRASLSLLLKQAGYTTVQAANQPEALQAAAKHRPQLVLMDMNFSMETTGEDGLELLGKLKELYPAIPVILITGWGSINLAVEGIKAGASDFITKPWNNDYLLQAIRTAIDLSLPAREAATDKLTRKKLDELYDFSMIVGEDAGLLQVLRNVGQISATDASILIEGESGTGKELIAEAIHKNSHRAKAPFVKVNLGGISASLFESEMFGHRRGAFTDAKADRVGRFEMANKGTIFLDEIGELDLSSQVKLLRVLQDRTYEVLGDSRSRNLDIRVICATNRDLREMVLEGKFREDLYYRINLITVRLPALRERPQDIPLLVQHFVNNLKKTYHKQELEVSTKALAWLKEQPLPGNIRELKNLVERTVLVSGKSLLTEDDFLNQLQGGLRKQEDKALPSVGAMTLDELEASMIKKSMAHYNNNVSKVAKALGVSRGSLYRRLEKFNIPYDAAE; translated from the coding sequence ATGATCCTTATCATTGACGATGACGTTGCCGTACGGGCCTCTTTAAGTCTCTTGCTCAAGCAGGCCGGCTACACTACGGTGCAGGCCGCCAACCAGCCCGAGGCCCTGCAGGCGGCCGCCAAGCACCGGCCGCAGCTGGTGCTCATGGACATGAACTTCTCCATGGAAACCACCGGTGAGGACGGGCTGGAGCTCCTGGGCAAATTAAAGGAATTGTATCCGGCCATCCCGGTCATTCTGATTACCGGTTGGGGTTCCATCAACCTGGCCGTAGAGGGCATCAAAGCCGGCGCCTCTGATTTCATCACCAAACCTTGGAACAACGACTACCTGCTCCAAGCCATAAGAACGGCTATTGACCTGTCCCTACCTGCCCGCGAAGCCGCCACTGATAAACTTACCCGCAAAAAGCTGGACGAGCTCTATGATTTCTCCATGATTGTAGGCGAAGACGCGGGTTTGTTGCAGGTGTTGCGCAACGTAGGGCAGATTAGTGCCACAGATGCCTCTATCTTGATTGAGGGCGAAAGCGGCACGGGCAAGGAACTCATCGCCGAGGCCATCCATAAAAACAGCCACCGCGCCAAAGCGCCCTTCGTGAAGGTGAACCTAGGCGGCATCTCAGCCAGTCTGTTTGAAAGTGAGATGTTCGGGCACCGCCGCGGCGCGTTCACAGATGCCAAAGCCGACCGCGTGGGCCGTTTTGAGATGGCCAACAAAGGCACCATCTTCTTAGACGAGATTGGTGAACTGGACCTCTCCAGCCAGGTAAAACTCTTACGTGTACTCCAGGATAGAACGTATGAAGTACTCGGCGACAGTCGTTCCCGCAATTTGGACATACGCGTCATCTGCGCCACCAACCGCGACCTCCGTGAGATGGTCTTGGAAGGCAAGTTCCGGGAAGACCTTTATTATAGAATCAACCTTATCACCGTGCGCCTGCCAGCCCTGCGTGAACGTCCTCAGGATATTCCCTTGCTGGTGCAGCACTTCGTGAACAACCTCAAGAAGACGTACCATAAACAGGAACTGGAGGTGAGCACCAAAGCCTTGGCTTGGCTCAAGGAACAGCCCTTGCCCGGCAACATACGGGAGTTAAAGAACTTGGTGGAGCGCACCGTACTGGTGTCTGGCAAGAGCCTACTCACTGAAGATGACTTCCTGAACCAACTGCAGGGCGGCTTGCGCAAGCAGGAAGACAAAGCCTTACCGTCTGTGGGTGCCATGACCTTAGATGAACTGGAGGCCAGCATGATCAAAAAGTCTATGGCCCATTATAATAACAACGTAAGCAAAGTGGCCAAAGCCCTGGGCGTAAGCCGCGGTTCTTTATATAGAAGGCTGGAGAAGTTTAACATCCCGTATGACGCTGCGGAGTAA
- a CDS encoding ABC transporter permease yields the protein MIRHLFKLIWNRKKSNFLLISEIFFSFLVLFGVLSFALYNYHNYQKPLGFTHDNVWLLTMETRSDSTAQNAQIQEQIMQRVRSFPEVEHAALSSSNAPFSFSTMNNKLSYGNVKELYANQYDVEDPYKDVLGLNVVQGRWFGPQDGTSLHQPIVINQQLQRELFNDEDPIGKLLPINDSTQYQVIGVMDYFRASSEYSAEEGAYFTRIKRGKDDYQWNSLLIKVKPGTDIAFEEKMMRELGQIAKGWTMDVSTLEKMRQNKANFTLVPLIALAVVCGFLVFNVALGLFGVLWYNINKRTGEIGLRRAMGATTRQIRAQFVGEVVVLAFFGVMLGLLLAVQFPLLDVFQLSSEIYWQGMALAGVFIFLLTALCALYPSRQASGIQPAVALHEE from the coding sequence ATGATACGCCATCTGTTTAAACTAATCTGGAACCGGAAGAAAAGTAACTTCCTGTTGATATCTGAGATTTTCTTCTCCTTTCTGGTACTGTTTGGAGTGCTCAGCTTTGCGCTCTACAACTACCATAATTACCAAAAACCGCTGGGCTTTACCCATGACAATGTCTGGCTCCTTACCATGGAGACCCGGTCAGATTCTACTGCCCAGAACGCGCAGATTCAAGAGCAGATTATGCAGCGGGTGCGTAGTTTCCCAGAAGTGGAACATGCCGCTTTATCCAGTAGCAATGCGCCTTTCTCTTTCTCTACCATGAACAACAAGCTTTCTTACGGCAACGTGAAAGAGCTGTACGCCAACCAATATGACGTAGAAGATCCGTATAAAGACGTGTTAGGGTTGAACGTGGTGCAGGGCCGCTGGTTTGGGCCGCAGGATGGGACTAGTTTGCACCAACCCATTGTGATTAACCAACAATTGCAAAGGGAACTGTTCAACGACGAAGACCCCATTGGAAAGCTCCTGCCTATCAATGACTCTACCCAGTACCAGGTGATTGGAGTGATGGATTATTTTAGGGCTTCTAGTGAATACAGTGCAGAAGAAGGCGCATACTTTACCCGCATCAAACGTGGCAAAGATGATTACCAATGGAACAGCCTTTTAATTAAGGTAAAACCAGGCACAGACATCGCCTTTGAAGAAAAAATGATGCGCGAGCTGGGTCAGATTGCCAAGGGCTGGACCATGGACGTTTCTACGCTGGAGAAGATGCGCCAGAACAAAGCCAATTTCACGTTAGTGCCTTTGATTGCGCTGGCCGTGGTGTGCGGGTTCTTAGTGTTCAACGTGGCTTTGGGTTTGTTTGGCGTCCTGTGGTACAACATCAACAAGCGTACAGGAGAGATTGGCCTGCGCCGCGCCATGGGGGCCACTACGCGCCAGATCAGGGCTCAGTTTGTGGGCGAAGTGGTGGTGCTGGCTTTCTTTGGGGTGATGCTAGGGCTGTTGCTGGCCGTGCAGTTTCCGTTGCTGGATGTGTTTCAGTTGTCTTCAGAGATTTACTGGCAGGGCATGGCCTTGGCGGGCGTGTTCATCTTCCTGCTGACCGCGCTCTGCGCCTTGTACCCAAGCCGACAGGCCTCAGGCATACAGCCGGCTGTGGCCTTGCACGAAGAGTAA